One genomic region from Capra hircus breed San Clemente chromosome 18, ASM170441v1, whole genome shotgun sequence encodes:
- the IZUMO1 gene encoding izumo sperm-egg fusion protein 1 precursor, whose protein sequence is MGPWGLPLLVATLAGCVFPARGCVICDPKVREALNSLEADYLPGHLEANHQKKVMEKIKQAVEDFKDLPIDEDSYMGVVDEATLEKASWSLLKDMKRITDSDAKGELFVKEMLWMLHLAKNTFASYAAQFQKEAFCPNKCGLMLQPLIWCSTCQKQVHACRKSKNCGKREVKVHQMEDMILDCELNWHKISQGLTDYSFYRVWKNNSETLVSRGKEPILTKTMVRPKDAGTYRCELGSIQSSPATIIYFHVTVLPKRIQEEIPSPNTETQDETALGEVAVDLPHTTVEPQTPKPEQLLRRRLFGVLIWGLVVLTVCVLIA, encoded by the exons ATGGGGCCGTGGGGGCTTCCCCTCCTGGTGGCGACTCTGGCCGGCTGCGTGTTTCCTGCCAGGGGCTGTGTCATTTGTGATCCAAAGGTCAGGGAGGCGCTAAACTCCTTGGAGGCGGATTACCTGCCTGGCCACCTGGAGGCCAACCATCAGAAAAAAGTGATGGAAAAGATAAAGCAGGCAGTGGAAGATTTCAAGGACCTGCCGATTGACGAGGACTCCTATATGGGGGTTGTCG ATGAGGCCACACTGGAAAAGgcatcctggagtttgctgaaggATATGAAACGCATCACAGATAGTGATGCAAAAG GTGAGCTCTTCGTGAAGGAGATGTTATGGATGTTGCACCTGGCAAAGAATACCTTTGCCAGCTACGCTGCTCAGTTTCAAAAAGAGG CTTTTTGTCCCAACAAATGTG GTTTGATGTTGCAGCCTCTCATCTGGTGCAGTACCTGCCAGAAGCAGGTTCACGCTTGTCGAAAGTCTAAGAATTGCGGAA AGCGCGAAGTCAAGGTCCATCAAATGGAAGACATGATCCTGGACTGTGAGCTCAACTGGCATAAAATCTCTCAAGGCCTGACCGATTACAGCTTTTACAGG GTTTGGAAGAACAATTCTGAGACCTTGGTGTCCAGGGGGAAGGAGCCCATCCTGACCAAGACCATGGTGCGCCCAAAGGATGCAGGTACCTATCGCTGCGAGCTGGGTTCCATACAATCCAGTCCAGCCACGATCATCTATTTTCACGTCACAG TATTGCCCAAAAGAATCCAGGAGGAGATACCGTCACCAAACACCGAGACTCAGGATGAGACGGCCCTGGGAGAGGTGGCTGTGGATCTCCCCCACACAACCGTCGAGCCACAGACTCCGAAGCCGGAGCAACTGCTGAGAAGACGCCTGTTCGGGGTGCTGATCTGGGGCTTAGTGGTGCTCACAGTCTGCGTTCTAATCGCGTGA
- the FUT1 gene encoding LOW QUALITY PROTEIN: galactoside 2-alpha-L-fucosyltransferase 1 (The sequence of the model RefSeq protein was modified relative to this genomic sequence to represent the inferred CDS: inserted 2 bases in 1 codon): MRLLGRPAMWAPSHRHLCLIFLLACVFACVFFLLIHQNLFHSGLDLFLLCPDRSRVTSPVAILCLSGTPVNTNATFSCPKHPASVSGTWTIDPKGRFGNQMGQYATLLALAQLNGRQAFIQPSMHAVLAPVFRITLPVLAPEVDRHAPWQELELHDWMSEEYAHVKEPWVKLTGFPCSWTFFHHLREQIXEFTLHEHLRQEAQRSLSGLRFPRTGDRPSTFVGVHVRRGDYLQVMPLHWKGVVGDRAYLQQAMDWFRARHKAPIFVVTSNGMEWCRENIDTSRGDVIFAGDGQEGAPHKDFALLTQCNHTIMTIGTFGFWAAYLAGGDTVYLANFTLPDSSFLKIFKPEAAFLPEWVGINADLSPLQGKAES; this comes from the exons ATGCGGCTGCTAGGGAGGCCAG CCATGTGGGCTCCCAGCCATCGTCACCTCTGTCTGATCTTCCTGCTAGCCTGTGTTTTTGCCTGCgtcttcttcctcctcatccaCCAAAACCTCTTTCACAGTGGCTTAGACCTGTTCCTGCTGTGTCCAGACCGTAGCCGGGTGACCTCTCCCGTGGCCATCCTTTGCCTGTCAGGCACACCAGTGAACACCAACGCCACCTTTTCCTGTCCCAAGCATCCTGCCTCCGTCTCAGGAACTTGGACCATCGACCCCAAAGGCCGGTTTGGGAACCAGATGGGGCAGTACGCCACGCTCCTGGCCCTGGCCCAGCTCAATGGCCGCCAGGCCTTCATCCAGCCCTCCATGCACGCCGTCCTGGCCCCCGTGTTCCGCATCACACTGCCTGTGCTGGCGCCCGAGGTGGACAGACACGCTCCCTGGCAGGAGCTGGAGCTTCATGACTGGATGTCGGAGGAGTACGCCCACGTGAAGGAGCCCTGGGTGAAGCTCACGGGCTTCCCTTGCTCCTGGACCTTCTTCCATCACCTCCGGGAGCAGAT CGAGTTCACCCTACACGAGCATCTGCGGCAGGAGGCGCAGCGTTCGCTGAGTGGGCTCCGCTTCCCCCGCACCGGGGACCGCCCGAGCACCTTCGTGGGTGTCCACGTGCGCCGCGGGGACTACCTACAAGTGATGCCTCTCCACTGGAAGGGTGTGGTGGGGGACCGCGCTTACCTCCAACAGGCTATGGACTGGTTCCGGGCCCGGCACAAAGCCCCCATCTTTGTGGTCACTAGCAACGGCATGGAGTGGTGCCGGGAAAACATTGACACCTCCCGGGGGGATGTGATCTTTGCCGGAGATGGGCAGGAGGGTGCGCCCCACAAAGACTTTGCGTTGCTCACACAATGCAACCACACCATCATGACCATTGGCACCTTTGGCTTCTGGGCCGCCTACCTGGCTGGTGGAGACACCGTCTACCTGGCCAACTTCACCCTGCCTGATTCCAGCTTCCTGAAGATCTTTAAACCTGAGGCTGCCTTCCTGCCTGAGTGGGTGGGCATTAATGCGGACTTGTCTCCGCTCCAAGGGAAGGCTGAGTCTTGA